From the Cohaesibacter sp. ES.047 genome, one window contains:
- a CDS encoding bifunctional 3-(3-hydroxy-phenyl)propionate/3-hydroxycinnamic acid hydroxylase, translating to MEKFDVAIVGYGPAGATLAHLLAQCGLKTLVLDKEAAHYHLPRAVHFDAEVMRVFQWIGIADAMEAKTHRHPGMRFVDGDGNLLLDWPRPQGEGPQGWQANYRFHQPDLEDLLRSSLTERSNATIRARCEVFHVEEKGNSVELRYEDMSCGKIRRIEAGFVVGCDGARSLIRRYIESDMEDYGFHERWLVVDVILREDMPELGDHSIQYCRPDRPATYVRTPGLRRRWEIKVLPDEDSNEIIKPERVWDLISDWLKPEQAELERAAVYVFHSLVAEHWRKGRLFLAGDACHQTPPFMGQGMCAGTRDVANLFWKLALVVKGLVQGTEAEHLLDSYESERKPNAREYIQTAVRLGGLINTAGTEEALRSALPAPDGTARMESIAPPIGPGLGKGEKAGRLFGQPRLSDGTLMDDQFRHQFVIVSEPDLLGDLTVPASIGVVTTDMSNASEHLARLGARATLLRPDRHTLGAANTSAELEALIGLTFPNP from the coding sequence ATGGAAAAATTTGATGTTGCGATCGTGGGTTATGGCCCCGCGGGGGCGACGCTCGCCCATCTTCTGGCACAGTGCGGCCTGAAAACCCTTGTTTTAGACAAGGAGGCAGCGCACTACCACCTGCCAAGAGCCGTGCATTTTGACGCGGAAGTCATGCGTGTCTTTCAATGGATCGGCATTGCCGATGCAATGGAAGCAAAGACTCACAGGCATCCGGGCATGCGGTTTGTTGACGGCGACGGCAATTTGCTCCTGGACTGGCCAAGACCTCAAGGGGAAGGCCCTCAGGGGTGGCAAGCAAACTATCGGTTCCATCAGCCGGATCTTGAAGATCTGCTACGTTCGAGCCTGACCGAACGATCCAATGCGACGATCCGCGCACGATGCGAAGTCTTTCATGTTGAGGAAAAGGGCAACTCGGTAGAGCTTCGCTATGAGGACATGTCTTGTGGGAAGATCCGCCGCATTGAAGCTGGTTTTGTTGTCGGTTGCGATGGCGCACGTTCCCTCATTCGGCGCTATATCGAAAGCGACATGGAAGACTACGGCTTCCATGAGCGTTGGCTTGTGGTCGATGTCATTCTGCGCGAAGACATGCCTGAACTCGGCGATCATTCTATCCAGTATTGTCGTCCGGACCGGCCTGCTACCTATGTCAGGACACCGGGCCTCAGGAGGCGCTGGGAGATCAAAGTTCTTCCAGACGAAGACAGCAACGAAATTATCAAACCCGAGCGCGTTTGGGACTTGATTTCGGACTGGCTGAAGCCCGAACAGGCGGAACTCGAACGAGCTGCGGTCTATGTTTTTCATTCTCTCGTAGCCGAGCACTGGCGGAAAGGCAGATTATTCCTAGCTGGAGATGCTTGTCATCAAACCCCGCCCTTCATGGGACAGGGCATGTGTGCCGGCACACGCGATGTCGCCAACCTGTTTTGGAAACTGGCGCTGGTCGTCAAGGGCCTTGTCCAAGGCACCGAAGCCGAGCATCTTCTTGATAGTTATGAAAGTGAACGCAAACCCAACGCACGTGAATATATTCAGACCGCGGTGAGGTTGGGTGGCTTGATCAACACAGCTGGAACCGAGGAGGCCCTGCGTTCCGCACTGCCTGCACCAGATGGCACTGCCCGCATGGAAAGCATCGCTCCACCCATTGGCCCGGGCCTTGGTAAGGGCGAGAAAGCCGGGCGGTTATTCGGTCAACCGCGCCTTTCGGATGGTACGCTGATGGACGATCAATTTCGGCACCAATTTGTGATCGTGTCCGAGCCGGACTTGCTAGGTGATCTGACTGTTCCTGCCTCGATAGGCGTTGTGACGACGGACATGTCAAACGCATCTGAACACCTCGCACGTCTTGGTGCGCGAGCAACTCTGCTGCGTCCGGATCGGCATACTCTCGGCGCGGCAAATACGTCTGCAGAACTTGAAGCCCTGATCGGTCTGACATTCCCAAATCCCTAG
- a CDS encoding fumarylacetoacetate hydrolase family protein — protein MKLCSFSKDGKSSYGLVNDAGIVDLGKHFEARTLRDFLAANKMEEANTLVSAEADYAFDDVDHDPVIPNPDKIICVGLNYHAHIEETGREITTNPVLFARYAGSQIGHEAPLIKPLESDMFDYEGEVAVVIGKQGRRIPEADALDYVAGYACYNDGSVRDWQKHTHQFMPGKTFANTGSFGPWMVTSDEIVDPEQMHLQTRLNGELVQDTYVSRLVTSIPRLIAYCSTILPLLPGDVIVSGTPGGVGSKRTPPLFMKEGDVCEVEVSGIGILRNPVRAEV, from the coding sequence ATGAAACTGTGTTCATTCTCAAAGGATGGTAAATCCTCATACGGTCTTGTCAACGATGCTGGAATCGTTGATCTCGGCAAACACTTTGAAGCGCGAACGCTGCGAGATTTTCTTGCAGCGAACAAAATGGAAGAGGCAAACACTCTTGTATCGGCAGAGGCAGACTATGCCTTTGACGACGTCGATCATGATCCAGTAATCCCGAACCCCGACAAGATCATCTGCGTCGGCCTGAACTATCATGCACATATCGAGGAAACCGGTCGTGAGATAACGACCAATCCCGTGTTGTTTGCGCGCTATGCTGGGTCGCAGATCGGCCATGAAGCTCCACTGATCAAACCACTGGAATCCGACATGTTTGATTATGAGGGCGAAGTTGCTGTCGTCATCGGAAAACAAGGTCGCAGGATCCCAGAGGCTGATGCATTGGACTATGTCGCAGGGTATGCCTGCTACAACGACGGGTCTGTGCGGGATTGGCAGAAACACACGCATCAGTTTATGCCGGGCAAGACTTTTGCGAACACGGGCAGCTTCGGTCCATGGATGGTGACCAGTGATGAGATCGTTGACCCTGAACAAATGCACTTGCAAACCCGCCTCAACGGCGAGCTCGTGCAAGATACGTATGTGTCCAGGCTCGTTACGTCGATCCCTCGACTTATTGCCTACTGCTCCACCATCCTGCCCTTGTTGCCGGGTGATGTTATTGTATCGGGCACCCCGGGCGGAGTTGGCAGCAAACGTACGCCTCCTCTCTTCATGAAGGAAGGCGATGTCTGCGAAGTCGAAGTTTCGGGGATTGGTATCCTGAGAAATCCGGTTCGAGCAGAGGTCTAA
- a CDS encoding DNA-binding transcriptional regulator, with translation MTTALTIKNRKGNDKTNGVRSLVRGLAILRYINREGEVRPADIARDIGIPRPTVYRMLETLEELGYVVFSATTSQVRITRLAASLGDGYVITSELCQIAGPLFAEYANKVIWPLDLTVYNNAAMIIQETTHDRSPLSIDRGMTGYRLPVLRTSAGRAYLSFCPEEECQIILDHVRRLDAPEDRPFLEPNRLNSLLAETRQRGIAVRDGGEFRSRTASLAVPVRTEGTLLGCVSLIWIRSAMDTETALLDFGPILQQIAERVGSSLPGSIA, from the coding sequence ATGACAACCGCATTGACAATCAAAAATCGCAAAGGGAATGACAAGACAAATGGCGTGCGATCTTTGGTGCGCGGTCTTGCCATTCTGCGATACATCAACCGGGAGGGAGAGGTGCGGCCTGCTGATATTGCCAGAGATATTGGAATTCCTCGCCCGACCGTCTATCGCATGCTTGAAACGCTTGAAGAGCTTGGTTATGTCGTGTTCTCAGCAACCACGAGCCAAGTTCGTATCACGCGACTAGCTGCATCGCTTGGCGACGGCTATGTGATCACATCAGAATTGTGTCAGATCGCAGGGCCGCTCTTTGCTGAATATGCGAACAAAGTTATTTGGCCGCTTGATCTGACCGTCTACAACAATGCGGCCATGATCATCCAGGAGACGACACACGATCGCTCTCCCTTGTCCATTGATCGGGGCATGACGGGCTATCGCTTGCCGGTGTTGCGCACGTCGGCAGGGAGAGCCTATCTCAGCTTTTGCCCTGAGGAAGAGTGCCAAATTATTCTTGATCACGTGCGTCGACTGGATGCACCAGAGGATAGACCCTTTCTGGAGCCAAACAGACTGAATAGCCTCTTGGCCGAAACAAGACAGCGGGGCATCGCTGTCAGGGACGGTGGAGAGTTCCGGTCTCGAACGGCGTCATTGGCTGTTCCTGTCCGAACGGAAGGCACGCTGCTGGGATGTGTTTCCCTTATTTGGATCAGAAGCGCAATGGACACAGAAACTGCGCTGCTGGATTTCGGGCCAATCTTGCAGCAAATTGCAGAACGAGTGGGCAGTTCCCTGCCGGGATCTATAGCATAA
- a CDS encoding IclR family transcriptional regulator C-terminal domain-containing protein → MTNKSTDFVTSLAKGLQVIEAFSADCPRLSITDVARQTGLDRATARRCLLTLHTLGYADYDGKYFTLAVRSLRLGLAGLSSMPLPHIVQPWLDKLSERIGQSCSVSILDGNEIVYIARAAQRRIMSIGLMPGSRLPVHCTSMGRVLLSSLPEDEARALIESCELVPRTPFSLTDTELILEELARVREQGYALLDQEVEIGLRAIAIGLVGQRGKVCAALNVAVAAVQPDAADLIDIYLPEMRRVQSGLARVLP, encoded by the coding sequence ATGACAAACAAATCCACGGACTTTGTGACATCTCTGGCCAAGGGGCTGCAGGTCATCGAGGCTTTCAGCGCTGACTGCCCCCGATTGAGCATCACGGATGTGGCGCGACAGACTGGGCTTGATCGCGCCACAGCCCGGCGCTGTCTGTTGACCCTGCACACGCTGGGCTATGCCGATTATGACGGCAAGTATTTCACCTTGGCTGTCCGTTCCCTGCGCCTGGGGCTTGCCGGTCTGTCATCAATGCCTCTGCCGCATATTGTGCAGCCATGGCTCGACAAGCTCTCCGAGCGCATCGGCCAGTCCTGCTCCGTTTCCATTCTCGATGGCAATGAGATCGTTTATATAGCCCGCGCCGCCCAACGCCGGATCATGTCCATCGGGCTTATGCCCGGCTCCCGCCTTCCCGTCCATTGCACATCGATGGGGCGGGTCCTGTTGTCATCTCTGCCCGAGGATGAAGCCCGCGCCCTGATCGAAAGCTGCGAGCTGGTCCCGCGCACCCCCTTCAGCTTGACGGATACCGAATTGATCCTCGAGGAGTTGGCCCGCGTTCGTGAGCAAGGCTATGCCCTGCTCGATCAGGAGGTGGAAATCGGACTTCGCGCCATCGCCATCGGTCTGGTGGGACAGCGCGGCAAAGTCTGCGCTGCACTCAATGTCGCGGTCGCAGCCGTCCAGCCTGACGCCGCAGACCTGATCGATATCTATCTGCCAGAAATGCGGCGCGTTCAGAGCGGATTGGCGCGTGTATTACCCTAA
- a CDS encoding 3-oxoacid CoA-transferase subunit A produces the protein MEKTCASASAAVAGIPDGATIMVGGFGGAGAPIELIHALVDHGPKNLIIINNNAGNGHVGIAAMIEQGMVRKMVCSFPRSADPRAFTERYLAGEIELELVPQGTLAERIRAGGAGIPAFYTPTSYGTELAEGKPVAEFDGRMYVQERCLKADYALIKAEVGDPMGNLTYRMAARNFNPLMASAASCSIAQVTRLVPAGEIYPEQVITPGIFVNSLVEISDPAQEEMLNRMEAVYP, from the coding sequence ATGGAAAAGACATGTGCGTCTGCGTCTGCGGCCGTCGCAGGCATTCCAGATGGGGCAACCATCATGGTGGGCGGCTTCGGGGGGGCGGGTGCGCCCATTGAGTTAATTCATGCCCTGGTAGACCATGGCCCAAAAAACCTGATCATCATCAACAACAACGCGGGCAATGGTCACGTCGGGATTGCTGCGATGATCGAACAGGGCATGGTCCGGAAAATGGTCTGTTCTTTCCCCCGGTCTGCCGATCCCAGAGCCTTTACCGAGCGATATCTCGCCGGAGAGATCGAGCTGGAACTGGTCCCGCAAGGCACGCTGGCCGAACGCATCCGCGCCGGTGGTGCAGGCATTCCCGCTTTTTACACGCCCACGAGTTATGGAACCGAACTGGCCGAGGGCAAGCCGGTGGCTGAGTTTGACGGCCGGATGTACGTACAGGAGCGGTGCCTGAAAGCCGATTATGCTCTGATCAAGGCCGAGGTGGGCGATCCCATGGGCAATCTCACCTATCGCATGGCCGCGCGCAATTTTAATCCTCTGATGGCTTCGGCAGCGAGCTGCAGCATCGCGCAGGTGACCCGACTGGTTCCGGCCGGGGAGATCTATCCCGAACAGGTCATCACGCCGGGTATCTTCGTGAATTCGCTCGTCGAAATCAGCGATCCCGCTCAGGAAGAAATGCTCAACCGTATGGAGGCGGTCTATCCATGA